Proteins from a genomic interval of Trichoderma breve strain T069 chromosome 2, whole genome shotgun sequence:
- a CDS encoding FAD binding domain-containing protein yields the protein MAPRVIVVGGGLSGLSAAHTIYLAGGNVVVLDKQGFFGGNSTKATSGINGALTRTQVDHNIRDSVKQFYDDTLKSARDQARPDLIKVLTYKSAAAVEWLQDVFNLDLTLVSRLGGHSQPRTHRGHDAKFPGMAITYALMQRIEELAEAEPHRVEIIKKARVTSLNKEGNKVTGVTYEVNGETASVDGPVILATGGYAADFGDGSLLQKHRPELMGLATTNGTHATGDGQKMIMAIGGNGIDMDKVQVHPTGLVDPKDPGNKWKFLAAEALRGEGGLLLNGDGDRFCDELGHRDYVSGMMWKEKDKGKFPIRLVLNSKASNVLDFHTRHYSGRGLMKKITGQQLAKEIGCTPEHLQKTFQTYNAIADGKQKDPWGKKFFHNLPVDINDDFHVALMEPVLHFTMGGVEINDKAQVLNQEKQPFEGLFACGELAGGVHGANRLGGSSLLGCVVYGRVAGDSASSYLFQHALQGTAGAAQRLGQISLHLDPSAPGKLTVEWANGAATGSAPAQVAEKPAASSAGAKEASSKPKAFSIPEKEYTMEEIAKHNTKDDLWVVVKGVVLDLTNWLEEHPGGVNAILNFMGRDATEEFEMLHDDEVIPKYAPSQVIGRVKGQKVTLEI from the exons ATGGCTCCCAGAGTAATTGTCGTTGGTGGCGGCC TTTCTGGTCTGTCTGCCGCCCACACTATCTACCTTGCCGGTGGCAACGTCGTGGTTCTCGACAAGCAGG GTTTCTTCGGTGGTAACTCTACCAAGGCTACCTCCGGTATCAACGGTGCCTTGACCCGCACCCAGGTCGATCACAACATCCGTGACAGCGTCAAGCAGTTCTACGACGATACCCTCAAGTCTGCTCGTGACCAGGCTCGCCCGGACctcatcaaggttctcaCCTACAAGTCCGCTGCTGCCGTTGAGTGGCTGCAGGATGTGTTCAACCTCGACCTGACGCTCGTCTCCCGACTTGG TGGTCACTCCCAGCCCCGAACCCACCGAGGCCACGATGCCAAATTCCCCGGTATGGCCATCACCTACGCTCTGATGCAGCGCATCGAGGAGcttgccgaggccgagcCCCACCGCGTTGAGATCATCAAGAAGGCCCGCGTTACCAGCCTGAACAAGGAGGGCAACAAGGTCACTGGTGTCACCTATGAGGTGAACGGCGAGACCGCCAGCGTGGATGGCcccgtcatcctcgccaCCGGTGGTTACGCCGCCGACTTTGGCGATGGTTCTCTGCTCCAGAAGCACCGTCCTGAGCTAATGGGCCTTGCTACCACCAACGGCACTCACGCCACTGGTGATGGCCAGAAGATGATCATGGCTATCGGTGGTAACGGCATCGACATGGACAAGGTCCAGGTCCACCCCACTGGTCTCGTCGACCCCAAGGACCCCGGCAACAAGTGGAAGTTCTTGGCCGCTGAGGCCCTGCGTGGTGAGGGTGGTCTCCTTCTCAACGGCGATGGTGACCGATTCTGCGACGAGCTCGGCCACCGTGATTACGTCTCCGGCATGATGtggaaggagaaggacaagggcaAGTTCCCCATCCGCCTCGTTCTCAACTCCAAGGCCTCCAACGTCCTGGACTTCCACACTCGCCACTACTCTGGCCGTGGCCTCATGAAGAAGATCACTGGTCAGCAGCTCGCCAAGGAGATTGGCTGCACTCCTGAGCACCTCCAGAAGACATTCCAGACCTACAACGCTATTGCCGACGGCAAGCAGAAGGACCCCTGGGGCAAGAAATTCTTCCACAACCTGCCCGTCGACATCAACGACGACTTCCACGTCGCTCTCATGGAGCCCGTCCTCCACTTCACCATGGGTGGTGTCGAGATCAACGACAAGGCCCAGGTCCTCAACCAGGAGAAGCAGCCTTTCGAGGGTCTCTTCGCCTGTGGTGAGCTGGCTGGTGGTGTCCACGGTGCCAACCGTCTCGGAGGCTCCTCACTGCTTGGCTGCGTCGTCTACGGCCGTGTTGCCGGTgacagcgccagcagctACCTCTTCCAGCACGCCCTCCAGGGCACCGCCGGCGCTGCTCAGCGTTTGGGCCAGATCTCTCTGCACCTCGACCCCTCTGCTCCCGGCAAGCTGACCGTCGAGTGGGCCAACGGCGCCGCTACCGGCTCCGCTCCCGCCCAGGTCGCCGAGAAGCCcgccgcttcttctgccgGTGCCAAGGAGGCTtccagcaagcccaaggcCTTCTCCATCCCCGAGAAGGAGTACAccatggaggagattgccaagcACAACACGAAGGACGATCTCTGGGTTGTCGTCAAGGGCGTCGTCCTGGACCTGACCAACTGGCTCGAGGAGCACCCCGGTGGCGTCAACGCCATTCTCAACTTCATGGGCCGTGACGCCACTGAGGAGTTTGAGATGCTGCACGACGACGAGGTCATTCCCAAGTATGCCCCCAGCCAGGTCATTGGCCGCGTCAAGGGACAGAAGGTCACTCTGGAGATTTGA